A region from the Acipenser ruthenus chromosome 13, fAciRut3.2 maternal haplotype, whole genome shotgun sequence genome encodes:
- the LOC117418627 gene encoding ligand-dependent corepressor-like isoform X3, whose protein sequence is MASLCKRQQCTIERRGFRQELDSWRHKLIHCVGFESILEGLFGPGLVKDLTVFKDCEPEGVSDWSFNKNCLFCCLRREKVKEHLVGLDKQALAAGEKALCKQEQSKIHRLEKQAEEFLHAVFYRKDVPRVSDPHIPLVAREIMQRMIRQFAAEYTSKTSSSQDPIQPNGTKDQSLPKAPSLASAAASAQNPVLSKLLMADQDSPLDLTVKKSESESSDQDGVLDLSTKKSPSPGSSSLNNSPSCSTGPLEKGRPGRADHNHEDGHSRDADGLPQRSLQDRTRENYSHSSPLKPPLARSLQIKEELQNRKQQQLQQPPVSLASLESMGLLKHEQRSTLSRQDSWSKPRFDNHLKFRGNSALNDLKDLPFLLENSVAYHKGSTQTKLQEGKRDPRNSAPVDLKIPQVRGMDLSWDSRVSDLYGYGSLVVGPHSESALSKKLRAILPKQNRRTGCGGILERGADFWGSDAEQSTSGQQYPTSDTEGDPNSKQPRKKRGRYRQYNSEILEEAISVVMNGKMSVSKAQNIYGIPHSTLEYKVKERLGTLKNPPKKKMKLSSMEGQESDPLLRGEGSQGARDSKD, encoded by the exons GGTTTGAAAGTATTTTGGAAGGGCTGTTTGGACCAGGACTTGTAAAAGACCTCACCGTATTTAAAG ATTGTGAGCCAGAAGGGGTTTCTGATTGGTCGTTTAATAAAAACTGTCTGTTCTGCTGCTTAAGACGAGAAAAAGTGAAG GAACATTTAGTTGGCTTAGACAAGCAGGCCCTGGCGGCTGGGGAGAAAGCCCTTTGCAAACAGGAGCAGTCCAAAATACACCGACTCGAGAAGCAAGCAGAAGAGTTCCTCCATGCAGTCTTCTACAGAAAAG ATGTCCCCAGGGTCTCCGACCCCCACATTCCTCTAGTGGCTCGCGAGATAATGCAGCGAATGATCCGACAGTTCGCTGCGGAATATACCTCAAAAACCAGCTCTTCTCAGGACCCCATCCAGCCCAACGGCACCAAGGACCAAAGCCTGCCGAAAGCACCGTCACTCGCTTCTGCTGCTGCCTCTGCACAGAACCCCGTTCTCAGCAAGCTTCTCATGGCTGACCAAGACTCTCCACTGGATCTCACTGTTAAGAAATCTGAATCTGAATCCAGTGACCAAG ATGGAGTACTTGATTTGTCCACCAAGAAAAGTCCCAGCCCAGGCAGCTCATCCCTCAACAATTCTCCCAGCTGCTCCACAGGCCCCCTGGAGAAAGG GCGACCAGGGAGAGCTGACCACAACCATGAAGACGGACATTCCAGAGATGCGGATGGGCTGCCTCAGAGAAGCTTGCAGGACAGGACGAGGGAGAATTACAGCCACTCCAGCCCTCTTAAGCCTCCATTGGCTCGCTCACTACAGATTAAAGAGGAGCTGCAGAAccggaagcagcagcagctgcaacagcCACCTGTCTCTCTGGCTAGCTTGGAATCGATGGGGCTGCTAAAGCATGAACAGCGCTCCACTCTCTCCAGGCAAGACTCCTGGAGTAAGCCACGTTTTGACAACCACCTGAAGTTCAGGGGGAACAGTGCACTTAATGACCTGAAGGACCTCCCCTTTCTCTTGGAGAATTCTGTCGCATACCACAAGGGTTCAACACAAACAAAATTGCAGGAGGGAAAAAGGGACCCTCGAAACTCTGCTCCAGTTGATCTCAAGATCCCCCAGGTTCGAGGCATGGACCTGTCCTGGGACTCTCGCGTCTCAGACCTGTACGGCTATGGGTCGCTGGTGGTGGGTCCTCACTCTGAAAGCGCACTCAGCAAGAAGCTACGGGCCATTCTCCCCAAACAGAACCGGAGAACAGGCTGCGGGGGCATCCTTGAGAGGGGTGCTGACTTCTGGGGTTCAGATGCAGAACAATCAACTTCTGGACAACAGTACCCAACTTCTGATACTGAGGGAGACCCCAATTCAAAGCAACCGAGGAAGAAACGGGGGCGCTACCGGCAGTATAATAGCGAGATCCTAGAGGAGGCCATCTCGGTAGTGATGAATGGGAAGATGAGTGTGTCAAAGGCACAAAACATATACGGGATCCCCCACAGCACACTGGAGTACAAAGTTAAAGAGAGGCTGGGAACACTGAAAAACCCtccaaagaaaaaaatgaaactctCCAGTATGGAGGGGCAGGAGTCGGATCCTTTGCTCCGGGGTGAAGGGTCGCAAGGGGCTAGGGATTCAAAAGACTAG